ATTACGACTAGAGTGGACTCAACAGATATAcgataaaataaatattgaaaaatgaccCAGGTAAATTAGCCTACAATGACTGAGCTGCTAAATGGTGGGTGGGATCCCTTTACCTCCTCAGTCAGCCCCCGGAATAAGCATCTGAGCATTCACGTAGTGCCAGTGCTGGTAAGGCAGCCACGTCTTCCCTCTAGGAGTTCAAGGTCTAGCCAGGAAGATGGAAagaacatgaaacaaaaatgggAATGACATGAGCAAGGACTCCATAGAAAAATTCAAGGTGTGACAACTGGGTCCTGAGCTCCACCAGGGGAGGGTCTGACAAGGCTGTGCTGAGGCAACGTTAAGATTTCCTGCCGCAGTGCAAGAACGAGCCAGCCCTGCACAAGTCCGAGGGTATGTAGCCTGGCAGAAGGCACAGTGGGGCGGACACTCGGAGGCAGGGGTCGTTGTTTCAGAGGGGACGTGTGAAAGGAGACCAGGGAGACCGGAAAGAGCTGCGGAGgacagcagagagggagggtgaggagggccagggcctggggcaggaggacGTTGTCACTACTCTGCTCTAGTGCCCTGGGACAATATTTCCCCACCCTTAGTGGCTTCCCCATAAACTTCCTACCTCACAGGCCCAGGGGACCAGGAATTCAGCAGGGCTCAGCTGGGGGCTCCTGACAGAGCCTCTCAGGAGGTTGGGGCTGCTGTCATCACTGAGACACAACATGCTACTCAACTCCTGAGCCCACTTCAGGGTGGTGGCACGATTCAGTCCACATCGAGTGCCTTAGTTCTTCCCTGTCTGTTGTTGTCTCTCAGGGCAAGGCTGTGTACCTGTCTGTGTCACGACTCAACACGGGGGTTGGTCTCCACTGTGCGGTGCTGAGAGACAACACAGACAGTGACAGTGAGCACGTGGCTGTGCCATGGACATTTTGTCACCTAAACCTGGTGGGTCTGGGGTCATGTTGCCATCTTCTTTGCAACAGAAATCAAACACTACGTCCATACCACACTCCAGGAAGGAAATCCCACAAGGATGTGTTGACAGGATGTGGGCATCCCAGGGAGCCActgaggggaagagaaagtgaaGACCATGCCAGGGTCAGTGTCTCGCCCAGAATCACAGACTGGGCAGAACCAGGCATGACCCCAACTTCATGTCCTCAAAATGGGGTCCTGGATTTGACCCAGGATTTTGGAGGGGGTCTGGAAATGGGTGTGTTACTGTCACTGGGTGCGGACATGGAGGTGGCGTGGGGGTGAGGCTGAAGAGGAGCGTCACAGAAGACATCCCAGCACGTTCTTCCCTGAGGAGGACCCCCAGGCCAGGGCAACCCACTGAGTGCCACCCTGTCCCCATTGTATGTACCCAGTGAAAAGGCAGGGAATGGCTCGTGGCACACTACTGACCAAGTCTACGTAAAAGAGAGTTCTGTCCTACTAGGCCCCAACTCCAATCCCTTCTGTAGGGATTGCTTTAGAAAGTAGAGAACCTAAGCTCCTGGGAAATGTTTGGCCATCCTTCCCTAGGTGGGGATGTGACCTTCTGGGACCCCAGAAAACAAGCACtggtaaacacacatacacacacacactcacacacatacacacacacactcacgcacgtACGCACACCTGCAAGGACTGTGGGCTGGGATCGGAGGAGCAGCAGAATCAGAGAGGTGAGAAGTTGAAGTCAATGTGGTTGGATAATATTCCAACAGGTGACTCCGCTGCTTCAGTTTCACAGATATCATCCCACATATGCCTGAGGACATCCTGAGGACATCCTGAGGACATGCTAGAATGATCTCCATTGGGCAGAAAAGACACGGACCATCCCTGAGAAGCACAGTCGCGAATCTGGGACCAGAAAGAGGTAAGAAAGAAGAGTTCTGTCTCAACCCAGATAGGTCTCACAGCTGGGACCCTGGCTGCCCCCAGACCTTCCCAGGGGACTGTGGAGAGGGGTGCATTGGTGGAACTGTGTACCGATGTGACATTTCATGGAGAATGGGGGTGAGCAGTCAGCAAAGAGAGGACTATTTGCAAAGGTGTTATCCCAGGAGGGGACTCAGGAGGTGGATCCTAGGCAGTGACATCACTTTGCTCACAATAGGCCCCAGGAAAGCTTGGAACTCCCGTAACCTGGCACCCATGTTCTAGTAAGGTCCCATACCAGGCTCACTTGCCTACAGACACAGAGACTTTAGGATGTTCTCTTGTTGTTTTCCCAGGTACCGGGGCTCTGGATACCAGAAACCCCAGTGCGCAGGATTACTCAGATGTTGGAGAGGTTTCCTTAACCCACGCTGGCGATGCCTCAGGATGTTTTCCAGGAGGTCACATAAGGTAACACAGAGCTGCCTAGAGCAGGTCAGGACAGGCCAGGTCACAGCTCTGAGCCTTCCCTGGGCGCTCCCATCCCCTCATGTTCAGTTTCGGGGAAAGGGGGACGTGGGGGCCGGTCCTCCCCGGGACCGGAGCAGGTTGGATGGCAGTGGACCACCTGGTGGACCCATCATGGCCACGCACATGTCAtgctgggaaggagggaaaagggatCTCTGAGGTGCCTCTAACCTGTAACAGGTTGAATCCAAGCCCTCAAGCCACCTTGCTTCTCCTCCGTGGGGGAGGTGTGTGCACAGTGTGGTGTCATATCTGGAATGAATTCATATGGGCCTGAGGACAAGCGAAAGCAAGCAGACACGGCTTTGAGgactcctgcctgcctgcctgcctacgTGCCTGCCTGCTGGGCACTGTCTTTACAGAGCCACATGCCACAGATGGAGGAGAAGCTGAATGAGAGCCCCTGCTCTACTTccctggaggaaaggaggaagcccCATGCCATCAGCAGGAAGCAGCGCTGGCTCAGGGTGAGTGCAGGTACCAGGGAAACCCAACACCCAGGGCCCAGAGGCAATGCAAAGAATCCCAGGGCCCAGAAAACACACTGCTGCTCCCCTGGTAGCTCTCGGAGACTCCTGGTCCCAGATGAACCTGGAACCCCAACTGCTCCCCAAACATGCCCTCAGGCCCAGCCCCTGCCACGGCCAGACGCAACGTCACTCTCCACTTATTTGCAGGAATATCAGAAAAGAGGTGTGAGACCATTTCACGTCCCATTCTGTCTAGAATATATTGGCATTGTTGTACACGCTTCCCCGACGAACGTTCCCAGGAGTCTCGGTTCGCCCGACCATCCTTCCACACCTTCTCCACATCTGACACACGTTCGTGAGGAGCAGGGAGAGTTTTACCCAAAAGACATGGGGCTCATTGTATTATGTCTAATGCTCTGCACTTTGGTGGCCAAGCAACACGCCCCTGGGGCCCCTCCAGATCAGGAGCAAGGGCCTTATCACCTAGACAACATTCTGGAAATGTGACCACTCACCTCACCCATTCAGCCCTTCACAAATGTGGGATTGTGACAGGATTCCCTTCTCTTGCCATGTCACAGTGCTGCACTGAACGTCCTACATGTCCTATTATCCTGATCCAACCTCTGCCAGGTACTGTCCCTCTCTTCGGATCCCCAGAATGGACTGTGCTGTTAGAAATCACAGGGACACTGCTGTTAATGCAGGGACGTGCTGTGCATACTCATCTAACAATCTGACCTGagattctttttccttcatggtttttaaaaaaaaaaatatatgaaatttattgccatattggtttccatacaacacccagtgctcatcccaacgcgtgccctcctcagtacccatcacccacactcccctccctcccacccccaatcagctctcagtttgttctcagtttttaggagtctcttatgctttggctctctcccactctaagctctttttttttcttcccctcccccatgggttcctgttaagtttctcaggatccacataagagtggacccatatggtatctgtctttccttgtatggcttatttcacttagcatgacactctccagttccatcctcgttgctacaaagggccatatttcattctttctcattgccacatagtattccattgtgtatataaaccacaatttctttatccattcatcagttgatggacatttaggctctttccataatttggctattgttgagagtgctgctataaacattggggtacaagtgcccctatgcatcagtactcctgtatctcttgggtaaattcctagcagtgctattgctgggtcatagggtaggtctatttttaattttctgaggaacctccacactgttttccagagcggctgcagcagtttgcattcccaccaacagtgcaagagggttcccgtttctccacatcctctccagcatctatagtctcttgatttgttcattttggccactctgactggcgtgacgtgatagctgagtgtggttttgatttgtatttccctgatggggagcgacgttgagcaccttttcatgtgcctgttggccatccggatgtcttctttttttcttttttcaacgttttttttttttttttttttttaatttatttttgggacagagagagacagagcatgaacgggggaggggcagagagagagagggagacacagaatcggaaacaggctccaggctccgagccatcagcccagagcctgacgcggggctcgaactcacggaccgcgagatcgtgacctggctgaagtcggacgcttaaccgactgcgccacccaggcgcccccggatgtcttctttagagaagtgtccattcatgttttctgcccacttcttcagtggattgtttgtttttcaggtgtggagtttcgggagctctttatagattttggatactagccctttgtccgatatgtcctttgcaaatatcttttcccaatccattggttgcctttgagttttgttggttgtttccttggctgtgcagaagctttttatcttcatgaggtcccaatagttcatttttgcttttaattccctcgcCTGTGGGGATGTCTGATCGGAGATCCTAACGTGTTCAGCCATTTCCCACCTCAAATTCTCGTGTGAATGCCAAGATCCTTCTTCGGACTCTGGGCACCCTGGTCTCACTCTTGCCACAAGTCACTGATGGCTTGGGGATTTGGTCTGCATTCTGGACCCCAAGCCTCCTGATGTCCATGGTGCTGTGTCTGACTCTGTGTCCCTCCTGTGTTCTACCTCAGGGTACGAACATCTCACCCATGCCTGACAATGAGAACTGTGTGGAGTGGACCATCGAAGGAGGCTGGATGCTACTGGAACAGCGAGTGGAGCACCTGGTACCTGCTTTCCTGAGTAGAGACCCCTGCTACCTCTTCTCATTCTTGAGTACATACAGAGCTTTTCCTACCACCCAGCACGTCCTGGACGTACCGTTTATGAGGTGAGCACCCTGCCCTTCACAGCCCAGTGTGATTCAGCCCCTGAAAGCTCTGAGTCTCAGGAAAGTCACCAAACGTCCTGGAGTCTCACTTTGTTCCTCTGATCCAGGTGGAAACACTCCAGGTCCTCAGTGGGGGCACTGAAGGGAAAGTCACCCTGGCCTGTGGAAAGCTCTGCTGGCACGGCTGCGTCTCTGCTGGGTCATCTTTGTCCCCATCTCTTCCCCATGATCAACTTTCTGCCTCATCCCTCACCGTCGCCAGGTGTTGAGTTGGGCTGTTTTCCCATTGGAAAAGGAGATTGGAGGCTCTATCTGTGTGTCTGAGTCCTGGCTCAAACCAGTCAAGGATGCCCAGGATGAGCAGGACGCCCAGACCCACACCAATATGTGTGATGGAGCTGACTGGGGCCCTATCATACTTCAAACACGCAGCAAGCCCCACTAGGTGCAGGCACTTCTGTAGGAGCTGACTGGGATCCAATGCACAGAGCCGACAGTACCCTCCCCTCCAGAGCTGCATTCTAGTCAGCAGTGACTCTGGATAGGACAAGACGTAGCATCCACAGGACAGCTCGTATGATGTCCTTCTGGCCTCCTCCAGACCCAGGGAACAGGAGAAAATGTGAGTAGGCTGAGCTCATGCTGGATGGCCTTCCTTCTAAAAGAGGGAAGTGTTGAGATTGTGCGTGGGAGGGGCTGCAGGACCCAGCATCCCACACGTCTGAGAGTCCTGTGAGAGGGCAAAGTTATGAGGGCTTCTCCCTGGAAGCAAGGAAAGGGGTCCTGTCCTCTCTGGTAGAGGATGGGCTTTGGGCacagggaggcagcagagggcgCCAGAGGACCGCGTCAGCCCCTTAGAGAGTCCAACCCCATCCCTTCCCACTCACAGCCTTGCCTCCACCCCCATCAGGGGACCCAGAATAACGGTTTTGGGAAGCATCACGCTCACCACCTTGGGGAACGTCCACAGTGCATGCTTAGCAAGGGTACAGGAGACACAGTGAGGGCTCAAGGAGCACATATCACGCACACGATGGGAGAACAGTGTCAGCGGGAGGACACCCACATGTGCACTGAGGGCATGAGGCAGCACAGAGGCACAGGTCGTCACGTTGAAGGCATCAGGAGGGTCCCAGCAAGCCCAGGTAAGAGACAGAGTCCCCTTGTCTCGTATTTGCGCAGATTTTCATGGAGCGCTAGGGTGTGCAGTGAAGGCACTGACTCACCCCGACACCACCCCTCCACTCACGCACGGACTTGAATTCCAGTGGGAGGTAGGCAGCGGGACACAGCGAGGAGTCTGGCTGATTCCCCAAGAAGGACAGAGACGACCCCATCATTGGTTAAGGGGTTCCCGTCAAACAGAATCTTGACCGTCCCTCTTCAGTGACCAGGTCTCTCGTAGGCGGGACTGCCAAATTACAGGTGGACAACGTATAGGACCACCCTCTGGACATCCAGGAGCAGGAGGCATAGAGGCCAGGTCCCACAGGCCTGTCCTGAGACATCAGTGGGAAGAACACCCCATGGTGATTGTTCTGTCTACTTTTGTATCCCCAGGGCCATCTCCTCCatcctgggcacctggctggatcacTACCCCGAGGActttttccagcctccagacttCACCAGCTTGAAGCTGCTGTGGACGTATGTAGGGGTCCACATGCTGGGCTCTGACCTGCAGCGCCGCGCCCGCCTTCTCTACTCATGGTGGAAACACCGTGAGCCCAATGAGCCAGAGTCTCTGGGCGAGGAGGACTCTGGGTGGGAGATGTGGGCATGTGGAGGGGACGGGGTATGCCACAGAGAACATGTTTCCTGAGACTGCAGGTGGGCCAGGCGTAGGGACTAGTCTCCGATCACTGTTCCATTAGCCTGCGGTCTGGGAGATTTCCTCCTGGTGGGTTCTTTGACTCAGATGGCAATGTCTGCGGGAGAGGTTTCCTGCCATGGAATGGCAATCCCGGTGATGACACTTTCTATTCTTGAAGCTTTGGCAGCAGCTCTAGAGCCACATCCACACGTCCCTCGGGAGCGAGCCCCCGCTATCCCTGTGGTGCCCACTGCAGCCTCGCAGCCCAGGCTGCCTGAAGCCACCAGTTCTCCTGGAGCTCAGCGCGTACGAGAATCGGAGACCCTCACTACAGCGTCCCCACCAGGGCAGGAGGTACTCCCAGCTCTGGCTGACAGACAGGAGCTGGAAGAGCCACCTGCCCCTTTGGTGGCCCCAGAGCATGAGCAGCCCTCAGCCCCAGCCGGCGGGGTCACGGAAGGGCTGGAGCAACCACCTGCTGCAGCTGAGCAACCAGCCTCAGCTCCCCAACAGCGGCTCATGTCGGCCGCAGCCCCAAAGGATGAATTCCCTGACCTTGTCATGGCGTTCGTTGTCATTTTAGTAGTGGGTATAGAGGTATTTAGTGTCCTTATGTACTACTGGTTTatacttaaaacataaattaagtTCCAAAAAATTTACTCTCATCCTTTGAAATTACAACTTCAAGTGTCAGTACGTACATTCACAGGATTTTATACCCGTGACCACTATGTACtcctagaacatttccatcacagaGACATGTGGACTACTAATCACCCACGGCTCATTCCCTCACCCCAGTCTCTGCAACCAGCGATCTCGGTTTCTGCTGCTTTAGCTCCTCTGGGATTTCCATGTGTGTGCAAACACACAAAATGGCCTGTTGTGTCTGGCTACATGACAGGAGACTGATTAATAATTGCTTAAATATTCAATGACACTAATATTTTTTATGACAGAAGAATAGTCCTCAAAGAACAAAGATTAGGTGAAGCCCCCACTTGAAATATCTTCATTATCTGGCATGGGGACCCTCTGAGGTTTGACACAAGagcagaagccagaagagaaatGTCTGGACCAGAGCGAATACCTGgaaaatctttcattttcctgGACAGGCCATGGTGATATTGGTCTCATGTGCATATTATAAAAATACCCAAATGAAACTGTCAATATGCCATTTATGCTAATCTATTAGGCAATAAAGTATAAAGTTCTGAAAGGTTTCCTACAGGTGACATGTATTCAGTAAAAGGAAGATTTAAATAATGAGGAcaggcaccaaggtggctcaATGGGCGAGTTTCCTTgtcgaatttggctcaggtcatgatctcatggttcttcagatcaagtcccaagtcaggTTCTTCAATGACAGCTTGAAGCCCTGGTCAGGATTCCCCTTCttgctctttccaaataaataaataggtaacaACAAATACATACGGGAAAAAAACGtatattctttgaagaaataatgtccCCCAACTCATGGTGTCATCTTCACAATCCTTTGGCTTTGAGTGCAGCaggtgtctgtgtttgtgttcaTGAGTGGTGTGACAGGTTGGGCATCCATCCAGGACTATGGTCTTGTACTATGGCATGTCCCCACAGTGGACAGGCACAGTCCTGTCCCCTTCTGCATTTTCAGGGGCCACACATCATCCTTTACTCTGCGTCTCCAGAAGCTGAATGACTGGGCCAATTCCAGTATTTTGACTCTCGTCACTGTACACAAGGGTACATGTGTACCGAAACTCTCCCTTTCTGTAGGCGTGTACACCTAGCACAACTCTGGGGACATAATTTATAGGCATTTTCGGGCACTGCCTCCAGTTTCTAATATCTATAGACTCTTTATTCCGTTGGGGTCTTCTGTGAAAAGCAGGGACTCCTGGGACTTGGTGGATCCCTGAAAAATCAGGAGGACAAGCCACCACTGAGGACATCAGGGTACCTAGGGGTGATCCATGGGCCAGGAAAGAAACCACACTCCCTCATTCTGACCTCCTGCACAGCATCCCTGCCCCATGCCCTGGAACACACTCATCCAGGCCCCATCCCATGACAAACCCCAGCTGCCTGTGCACCTCCTGTTCCATAGCTCTGCTTCCCAGTAGAGCAGCCAGTCCCTGTATTCAGGCCGGTGGAGGATGCAGGCTGGGCCACTGCTGTCTGTTTGCTGGCCCTCCTCCCAGGCGGGGTCGATTACTCTCAGGAAAGTACCTCTACGTGCAGGTCAGGTCAATGAGTTAAAGACCATAACTTGAATGTGTTCATCCTGATGACTGAGTGGCAACAGCAAGAACCACTTGAACTTCGGCAAGGAAGAGAGTCCTTTACACAGCACATCAGGAGCTCAAGGAGACTGCAGGATGGAGACTCAGTCAAGGCTCTTGAGAGCGAGTCAAGCCCCTCCACCCTTCAGGCTCCTCCAGCAGTGACGCCAGGCACCTGCCAGCCCCATCTTTGGGGAGCAGTGTCCCTGTCATGAGCAGCCACACAGCACCCTCTGGTGACCGACCACAAGGCACACAGGAATACTGCAGGGCTCCCTGATCTCCCAGCAAAGAAAGTGCCATTCCAACCGACACATCCTCAGAGGATTCCAGGCAGATCAGACACAACTCTGTAAAATCCAATGTTTTTGAGGTGCCTTTCAGGAAGTCTATGAAAAACATAGGTCTCTTCCCAACTGCAGTATTCTGAGATGAATTCACTGGGCGGTGGAGTCAGGCACTGGGTTCCAggacagaaaagagagacaagGTGGCTACCTCCCAGGATGCACAGGGCGTGCTGGGGCAATGTGTTGGGAAGCATATATTTATGTCACAGCTCTCTGGGTCCGgtttaaagaaaacatatatccaaACAAACCTTATTTATGGTCTTGTTGTATTATATCAACcacaaaacatttcagaaaatttgcaCACTCTCACTCCATATACCTGCTTACTCTCATCTAAATTCGATCACATCATCCTATATTCCCAGGTACTTTTTCACTTATTGGGAGTGCATGATATGCTCTAGAGAGACAGCAGTGACTCGTCAACATTACTGGTAGACCTaataaatgatttcactcatgctAAGATATGTATATCGGGGTATATAATGTGCTTCATTTCTATACATGAATCACGAACtatcagagagagaaattaagagtaAATCAGcctacaggcacctgggtggcatagtcaccgaagcatccaactttggctcaggtcatgatctcatgatttatgttctgagccctgtgttgggctctgtgctgacaactcagagtctggagccttctttagattctgtgtctccctttctctcagctcttcctctctctctctctctctctctctctctgtgtgtgtgtgtgtgtgtgtgtgtacgtgtgtgtgtttccatgtaTCTCTCTCagacaagaataaataaacatagaaaacttaaaaaagaatgactttAACCAAGAAGGAGAAAGACCTCTCTactgaaaagaagaaatcagtggagaaagagtttgaaaagacagaaataagcagaaagacattctatgctaGTGGATCCCAAGAATTAAGATTCtcaaaatgtccacactactTAAGCCAACTACACATTCCCTaggtgcaatccctatcaaagttgAAGCACGTTACCAAAAATAGAATAATCCTTCAAGGTGGacagaaccacaaaaggctcTGAATACCAAAGCCAGTTTAAGAAGGAGGACCACAGCTGGAAGCATCATGCTTTCTGATTTGAAACAAGATCTCAAAGCTACAACAACCCAAGCAGTACACTATTGGAGTAAAAGCAGACACACAGGTCATTGGAACAGAACCGAAGGCCTAGGAAGAAACCCACACATATGTAACCAATTCACAACAAAAGAACCAAGAATATAACCTGAGGCAAAGGCAGTCTCCTCAATAGGTGGTGCCCAGATTCACTGGACACAGAAAAACAACAGGCGCAGAAAAACAACTTGACACCTATTTAGCATCACACACAGAAaccaagt
This DNA window, taken from Neofelis nebulosa isolate mNeoNeb1 chromosome 4, mNeoNeb1.pri, whole genome shotgun sequence, encodes the following:
- the LOC131509617 gene encoding uncharacterized protein LOC131509617; translation: MFSCCFPRYRGSGYQKPQCAGLLRCWRGFLNPRWRCLRMFSRRSHKSHMPQMEEKLNESPCSTSLEERRKPHAISRKQRWLRVSAGTRETQHPGPRGNAKNPRAQKTHCCSPGSSRRLLVPDEPGTPTAPQTCPQAQPLPRPDATSLSTYLQEYQKRGVRPFHVPFCLEYIGIVVHASPTNVPRSLGSPDHPSTPSPHLTHVREEQGEFYPKDMGLIVLCLMLCTLVAKQHAPGAPPDQEQGPYHLDNILEM
- the LOC131508571 gene encoding ral guanine nucleotide dissociation stimulator-like; this encodes MPDNENCVEWTIEGGWMLLEQRVEHLTSVGRTPHGDCSVYFCIPRAISSILGTWLDHYPEDFFQPPDFTSLKLLWTYVGVHMLGSDLQRRARLLYSWWKHPLAAALEPHPHVPRERAPAIPVVPTAASQPRLPEATSSPGAQRVRESETLTTASPPGQEVLPALADRQELEEPPAPLVAPEHEQPSAPAGGVTEGLEQPPAAAEQPASAPQQRLMSAAAPKDEFPDLVMAFVVILVVGIEVFSVLMYYWFILKT